The sequence below is a genomic window from Chondrinema litorale.
TATAAAGATTACAGCTACGCCATTTATTTGGATGACAGATTGATGTACAGTTACGGTGGCTATAATTATGACAACAAGTTTCTTAGTTTGTTTGAACACGAAAAAGGTTTCTTTAAAACTGAGATTGAAACTGATGATCACAAGCATTTTAGAGTGCCGGGAGAAAAAAATAAGAACATCATCATTTCATCAGAGAAATACCCACCCAAAAACATACTTTCCAACTTCTCATTCTTGTATTTGGTATTGGTTTTCTGTATGATGTTTCTGGTATTGTACATCAATTACTCACCAGAGAAAAAAGATACAATTAGTCTTAACTTTTCTACTAGAATACAACTGTATTTAAATCTGGCTTTCTTTCTCCCACTAATTATTATTAGTGCTATCATTATCAGTATTTTGAGTACTGGTAACCAAAGTGAAACAGAAAGTTTCTATTTAGAAAAAGCTCAAACTGTAAGTACAAATATTGCAGAAGATATTCTCGATTTTAATAATAAGCACATCGATAGGGATGTACTCACAGATAGGGTTATCGAGATTGCTAAACTTACTCAGTCGGATATTAACTTGTATGACAAAGCTGGCAGATTACTCGCGCCTAGCCAGGGTTATATATTTGAAAATCACCTTTTAGCTAACTTGGTAAACCCAAAGGCTTTTGCCAATATCATAGAAAAAAACCAAGCGAAAATGATGCTCGAGGAAAAAGTTGGTGACTTCAACTTTAACTCTGCATATGTAGGAATTAAATCTCCTGAAAATGGGGAAACCCTTGGTATTGTGAGTGTGCCTTTCTTCGGTTCTAAAGATAAGCTTGAGCAACAAATTATCGAAGTAATCTCAAACATCTTACAGGTGTTTACTTTACTTTTCATTATTCTATTCTTGCTATCACTTTTCTCAGTTAGATCACTTACAAAACCACTTGTGCTAATCACACAGAAAATTAAAAAGGTGAGTTTATCTGGGCATAATGAACCTCTCGACTATCATTCAGACGATGAGATTGGATTGCTTGTAGGCGAATACAACAAAATGATTTTAAAGTTAGAAGAAAGCCGTGCGGCACTTGCCCGAAGTGAAAAAGAAACAGCTTGGAGAGAAATGGCAAAGCAGGTTGCCCATGAAATTAAAAACCCATTAACTCCAATGAAGCTTTCATTGCAACAACTAGAAAGGGTGTTAAATGGAAGTGATTCTAGAGCGAAAAGGGTAATTACCATGCTACTCGACCAGATCGAAACGTTGAACGACATTACTACTTCATTCTCATCTTTTGCTAAAATGCCACTACCACAAGATGAGCTTTTTGAGTTATCTACAATTCTAAAGCAAACAATTGCTTTGCATGGTAATTCAACTAAATCTATTATAGAAACAGAAATTCCCGAAGGTGAGTTTTATGTAAATGGAGACTCTAAATTAATGGGTAGAATATTTACCAACCTAATTCTAAATGGCATACAAGCTGTACCAACTGGTAAAACTCCAAATATTAGTATAAAGCTCAACTATGTTTCACAAAACAAGATATTAATTGAGTTTAGTGATAATGGTTTGGGAATTCCTGAACATATTCAAAGTAAAATTTTCATTCCTAATTTTAGCACCAAATCTACTGGCTCAGGTATTGGACTAGCTATAGCCAAAAGAGGCATAGAACACTCTGGTGGAAATATATGGTTTGAGTCTGAAATTGGTATAGGCACTTCATTTTTTATAGAGATGCCGCTAGCTATAAAGCCTCAAGAAAAAGAACCTATTACATAAAAAAAGCAGTATGAGAATACTGCTTTTTTTATGTGCATTAGCTAAATTACTATAGTACTTTAATTCTCATATTTTTAAACCAAACTTGGTTTCCATGGTCTTGCAAAGCAATATGTCCAACTGGTGAAACAGCATATGCTGGCCAGTCTGCAAATTTACTGTTTGCTAACTGCTCTTTCCATTCGTCGCTACCAATTTCGTATTCAACTACTTTTTCCCCATTCATGTAGTGAGTAATAATTCCGTTGTTAGAAATAATTCTAAAACTATTCCACTCACCTGCCGGATTTGAGTTTTCATTGGTAACTGCTTGTAAATCGTAGTTATCACCAGATCTGTGTCTTTCATTTTTAGCATCTGGATGTCTGTCATTATCAATAATCTGAATCTCAGGACCTGAATAATAAACTGTGTGTAAGCTATCAGCTTCTACTACTCTAAAAAACACACCACTGTTACCTCCTTCAGAAATTTTCCAATCCATTTCTAGTTCGAAGTTTTCGTACTTGTCTTTGGTGATGAGATCGCCACCGCCACCACCAGCAAGTGTAATTACGCCATCTTCTTCTACCCATTTACTCGATACTGTATCGGCTTTGTAATTTCTCCATTGAGACAAATCAAGTGTTTGCCATTCGGAATCTTCTGTAGCAACTGAAGTCTCTTCAACAGTTTCAGTTTTTTCTTCTTTTGTTTCTGTTGAGCAGGAAAAGGCTAGGCTTGAGATTATACAAAAAAGTATTAATCTCAATGATCGATTATTCAAGTTCATAAATAATATTTTGTTATATTTTTGATTAAAAAAAGGATGATTATACAATTATAACAAAAAATTAAACTTATCTAAGAACCAAATGATCGTTTACAATACCAGAAACTGGTGGCAAGCTTTTAAGTTAATTGCTAAAACCTACATCTCAGGCAAAAATTACCGCCATATCTCCTTCGGAACAGGGGCTGCAATCCTATATGCCACTACATTTACCTTTCTGGACTCTAAATACCTTCAAAAAGATTTTTTCCACATCGACCCGATTTTTTATTCTTTAATGGGTTTTATTTTGGGTATG
It includes:
- a CDS encoding 3-keto-disaccharide hydrolase, translated to MNLNNRSLRLILFCIISSLAFSCSTETKEEKTETVEETSVATEDSEWQTLDLSQWRNYKADTVSSKWVEEDGVITLAGGGGGDLITKDKYENFELEMDWKISEGGNSGVFFRVVEADSLHTVYYSGPEIQIIDNDRHPDAKNERHRSGDNYDLQAVTNENSNPAGEWNSFRIISNNGIITHYMNGEKVVEYEIGSDEWKEQLANSKFADWPAYAVSPVGHIALQDHGNQVWFKNMRIKVL